One part of the Dehalococcoidia bacterium genome encodes these proteins:
- a CDS encoding DUF362 domain-containing protein, which produces MGNSKVYWMDAHSTSTETSLVAKMTTVFDAAGLDKMIKPNDVVAIKIHCGEWNNSAYLRPVYPRALADRIKELGGRPFVCDTTTSTYAPYGSRSSQLDILLTAERNGFNSATLGCPFVCADGWLGTADFRVDIPEGYLLKEAYVAEAIAAADVLIALTHFKGHGMGVIGGALKNLGIGAQSKRGKLNVHMGGHPNYGLGAAAVFHPEAFKGKANTPDWELLEDCCPYDLWHINENDELEWEREKCATCLGCFGVMGSRGILEIPPVNFDAVDIAIADACLGVEKALNGKVGYINMAIDVSPRCDCANHADIPIVPHLGVFASTDAVAIDMACVDAAKRSAGMPGSAAELMEAHHPGDRKFEAAAATFHSQSEVASINTGHEIGLGSRDYELIDVEPQPEEMHRFPYDRRASRPRYMEKFQRFMPFPYDRHDGRGFDRKEEVDIDAIKHHYEESTNGHHVGAELEELVPADDDDD; this is translated from the coding sequence ATGGGCAACTCCAAAGTCTATTGGATGGACGCTCATTCGACGTCCACGGAGACCAGCCTCGTAGCGAAAATGACCACGGTCTTCGATGCGGCTGGGCTGGACAAGATGATCAAGCCCAACGACGTGGTAGCAATCAAGATTCATTGCGGCGAGTGGAACAACTCCGCCTATCTGCGACCAGTCTATCCACGAGCGCTCGCTGACAGGATCAAGGAGCTTGGTGGCAGGCCTTTCGTCTGTGACACCACGACGTCGACATACGCCCCCTACGGCTCCCGCTCCAGCCAGCTCGACATCCTGCTGACTGCAGAGCGCAACGGCTTCAACTCGGCCACGCTCGGCTGCCCGTTCGTTTGCGCGGACGGCTGGCTCGGCACCGCTGACTTCAGGGTCGATATCCCCGAGGGATACCTGCTGAAAGAGGCCTACGTAGCTGAGGCAATCGCAGCGGCCGACGTGCTTATTGCTCTGACCCACTTCAAGGGTCACGGCATGGGCGTCATCGGCGGCGCGCTCAAGAACCTGGGCATCGGCGCCCAGTCCAAGCGCGGCAAGCTCAACGTCCACATGGGCGGCCACCCGAACTACGGTCTCGGCGCTGCCGCGGTCTTCCATCCTGAGGCATTCAAGGGCAAGGCCAACACACCCGACTGGGAGCTTCTTGAAGACTGCTGTCCATATGACCTGTGGCACATCAACGAGAACGACGAGCTCGAGTGGGAGCGCGAGAAGTGCGCGACCTGCCTTGGCTGTTTCGGCGTGATGGGCAGCCGTGGAATCCTGGAGATTCCGCCGGTCAACTTCGACGCTGTCGACATCGCCATCGCAGACGCCTGCCTGGGCGTAGAGAAGGCGCTGAACGGCAAGGTCGGATACATCAACATGGCAATCGACGTATCGCCTCGCTGCGACTGCGCGAACCATGCCGACATTCCGATAGTGCCGCACCTGGGCGTATTCGCGTCCACTGACGCGGTCGCGATCGACATGGCCTGTGTCGACGCCGCCAAGCGCTCCGCCGGTATGCCTGGCTCCGCCGCCGAGCTGATGGAAGCCCATCACCCCGGCGACCGCAAGTTCGAGGCCGCTGCCGCGACGTTCCATTCTCAGAGCGAGGTCGCGAGCATCAACACCGGCCACGAGATTGGACTCGGCAGCCGCGACTACGAGCTGATCGACGTTGAGCCTCAGCCTGAAGAGATGCACAGGTTCCCATACGACCGTCGGGCGAGCCGACCTCGCTACATGGAGAAGTTCCAGCGCTTCATGCCGTTCCCGTACGACCGGCACGACGGCAGGGGCTTCGACCGCAAAGAAGAGGTCGACATCGACGCCATCAAGCACCACTACGAGGAGTCCACGAACGGTCACCACGTAGGAGCGGAGCTCGAGGAGTTGGTGCCAGCGGACGATGACGACGATTAG
- a CDS encoding VOC family protein produces MPTYSYDHIHLRTQDPMATARWYNEMFGAEIIESVQTDGQARIDLDINGLTIFIARADESATEAPGESYLGLDHFGLLVDDIEEAAADLKAKGAEFSTEPFQLRPGLKIAYVLAPENVRIELLERD; encoded by the coding sequence ATGCCTACCTACTCGTACGACCACATTCACCTTCGCACCCAGGACCCGATGGCCACCGCTCGCTGGTACAACGAGATGTTCGGCGCTGAGATCATCGAATCAGTCCAGACAGACGGCCAAGCCCGGATCGATCTGGATATCAACGGCCTCACCATCTTCATCGCCAGGGCAGATGAGAGCGCTACGGAGGCTCCCGGGGAGTCATACCTGGGCCTGGACCACTTCGGTCTGCTGGTGGACGACATAGAAGAAGCTGCCGCCGATCTGAAGGCCAAGGGCGCCGAATTCTCCACTGAGCCGTTCCAACTACGGCCTGGGCTCAAGATCGCCTACGTGCTGGCTCCGGAAAACGTGAGGATCGAGCTTCTGGAAAGGGACTAG
- a CDS encoding LLM class flavin-dependent oxidoreductase → MRFGMFDVIRWHETMSDQDTLMNALEQVEFADKLGIQDIWLGEHHFSRHGILSGVFSFMGAVAARTTQARIGTSIVILPFHNPVQVAEEAAIIDIVSGGRFNLGVGAGYQAQEFHGMGVDITRSRDMFKEYLDVVQKCWEDGNLTYKGEFVDVEDIWVIPKPIQKPGPPIYIAVSTSPESVDYAAQIGVPILVGGPTTTLGQTPRIVEMWHERMEHHGNPHEHIDLPVSANVYVAPTMEEAESETAGLEAAINEEFYRIGNPADKDGNIPDNYKHWVHRDRDRELAAVRAREEGIRPLIGTPEVVCERLEVLRSKGINRIFGKFGAAGLEQGKWLRSIQMFAEEVMPEFAEEAIAAD, encoded by the coding sequence ATGAGATTCGGTATGTTCGACGTTATCAGGTGGCATGAGACGATGTCCGATCAGGACACGCTTATGAATGCGCTGGAGCAGGTGGAGTTCGCAGACAAGCTCGGCATACAGGACATCTGGCTCGGTGAGCACCACTTCTCGAGACACGGGATACTCTCAGGAGTCTTCTCGTTCATGGGGGCGGTGGCAGCAAGGACGACGCAGGCGCGGATTGGCACATCGATCGTCATATTGCCATTCCACAACCCTGTGCAGGTCGCTGAAGAGGCGGCGATCATCGACATCGTCTCAGGCGGCAGATTCAACCTGGGCGTAGGCGCCGGGTACCAGGCGCAGGAGTTCCACGGCATGGGGGTGGACATCACCAGGTCCAGGGACATGTTCAAGGAGTACCTCGACGTCGTCCAGAAGTGCTGGGAGGACGGCAACCTCACCTACAAGGGTGAGTTCGTCGATGTCGAAGACATCTGGGTGATACCAAAGCCAATCCAGAAGCCGGGACCGCCGATCTATATTGCGGTCAGCACCAGCCCTGAGAGCGTCGACTACGCGGCGCAGATCGGGGTGCCGATCCTGGTGGGCGGTCCGACGACGACACTCGGTCAGACGCCACGCATCGTCGAGATGTGGCACGAGCGAATGGAGCACCACGGCAACCCGCATGAGCACATCGACCTGCCGGTGAGCGCGAACGTGTATGTCGCGCCGACGATGGAAGAGGCAGAGAGTGAGACGGCGGGGTTGGAAGCGGCCATCAACGAGGAGTTCTACCGTATCGGGAACCCGGCCGATAAGGACGGCAATATCCCTGACAACTACAAACACTGGGTGCATCGCGATCGCGACCGTGAGCTGGCTGCCGTGCGCGCCAGGGAAGAGGGCATCCGCCCGCTGATCGGAACCCCAGAGGTTGTGTGCGAGAGGCTGGAGGTGCTGAGGTCGAAAGGGATCAACCGCATCTTCGGCAAGTTCGGCGCGGCTGGACTGGAGCAGGGCAAGTGGCTCCGCTCCATTCAGATGTTCGCCGAAGAGGTGATGCCGGAGTTCGCCGAAGAGGCCATTGCGGCGGACTAG
- a CDS encoding 2-dehydropantoate 2-reductase, which translates to MFERVAVLGVGAIGGIIGGYLTRAGHDVTLIDQWAANVDAIRDKGLTVSTQEGDFTVEANAVHLGEVCNIVEPFDLVFLAMKSYDTTWATHFILQYMAGNGAIVSAQNGINDERIGPIAGWSKVLGCVITLGAGMYEPANPIRTSVADRLAFTIGEPSGIESNRAHAIADMLGVVGPTKVTSNMWGQRWSKLAVNSMANPICALTGLTSGASRETPGVVDVTVKIGAEVVRVGTALGVNVDPINNVPAQQYVEASEDATVLEDLKSQLAETARELGAGRPSMLQDVMKGRRTEIEYLDGYVANRGREVGISTPACDRITSLVKQVEAGALESEADNINLMSDFM; encoded by the coding sequence ATGTTTGAGAGAGTTGCAGTCCTTGGAGTTGGGGCCATTGGCGGGATCATCGGCGGCTACCTGACCAGGGCCGGCCACGATGTCACCCTGATTGACCAGTGGGCCGCGAACGTTGATGCGATTCGAGACAAGGGTCTGACCGTCTCCACCCAGGAGGGAGACTTCACCGTCGAGGCAAACGCCGTACACCTGGGAGAAGTCTGCAACATTGTCGAGCCATTCGACCTCGTGTTTCTCGCGATGAAGTCCTACGACACCACATGGGCGACCCACTTCATTCTTCAGTACATGGCTGGAAACGGCGCAATCGTTTCGGCGCAGAATGGTATCAACGACGAGCGCATCGGCCCAATCGCTGGCTGGAGCAAGGTGCTCGGATGCGTGATTACGCTCGGAGCGGGCATGTATGAGCCCGCCAACCCGATCAGGACCAGCGTTGCCGACAGGCTGGCATTCACCATTGGCGAGCCCAGCGGCATCGAGTCCAACAGGGCGCACGCGATCGCCGACATGCTCGGTGTCGTCGGTCCCACGAAGGTGACATCCAACATGTGGGGTCAGAGATGGTCCAAGCTGGCTGTCAACTCCATGGCCAACCCGATCTGCGCCCTGACCGGACTGACTTCCGGTGCGTCCCGCGAGACGCCAGGCGTCGTTGACGTGACCGTGAAGATCGGCGCCGAAGTCGTCCGTGTCGGTACCGCCCTCGGCGTCAACGTCGACCCGATCAACAACGTCCCAGCCCAGCAGTACGTCGAGGCCTCCGAGGACGCGACAGTTCTGGAGGACCTCAAGTCCCAGCTTGCAGAGACCGCTCGCGAGCTCGGCGCAGGCCGACCGTCCATGCTCCAGGATGTCATGAAGGGACGCAGAACGGAGATCGAGTACCTCGACGGCTACGTCGCTAACCGTGGTCGCGAGGTCGGGATATCGACACCAGCATGTGACCGGATAACCTCGCTCGTCAAACAGGTAGAGGCAGGCGCACTGGAGTCAGAGGCCGACAACATCAACCTCATGAGCGATTTCATGTAG
- a CDS encoding CoA transferase yields the protein MPQVALDNVRVLELTDGISGPYCAKMLADFGAEVISIDHPVPVAQPYPEINEAERKARQLHLNTNRKSLTLDLELERGRDVLLDLALHCDIIVESMRPGMVEGLGIGYEKLSQSRPDIVMTSVTPFGQDGPYNQWNYTELTLFAMTGAMHREGLPNRYPLKYGGEIAQYFAGTTAAAATMGALAGVALTGIGDWIDISILEAMAGHPHQIGRRAPFAYSGENDLRIEPRTSAAGGREPYAVGTFRCKDGYVSFLPLGPRMWPNIAQMIGQPELREDPRFLSTEVRSENRLELEVIFQDWLDQHTRMEVFDAAQKAGIPGGPVLEALEAADNEHFRERDYFQVIEHPEHGTHSYTGLPFRLSEAPISPPSPAPLLGQHSREVLTGLLDMSEQELESLVESGVTSLG from the coding sequence TTGCCACAAGTGGCCCTAGATAACGTACGCGTTCTTGAACTGACAGACGGGATCTCCGGCCCGTACTGTGCCAAAATGCTGGCCGACTTCGGCGCCGAAGTCATCAGTATCGATCACCCGGTCCCCGTTGCTCAGCCTTACCCTGAGATCAACGAAGCAGAGCGAAAGGCGCGCCAGCTCCACCTGAACACCAACCGCAAGAGCCTGACTCTCGACCTGGAGTTGGAGCGCGGCAGAGACGTGTTGCTGGATCTGGCTCTCCACTGCGACATCATCGTTGAGAGCATGAGGCCCGGCATGGTCGAGGGACTCGGCATCGGTTACGAGAAGCTGTCGCAGTCCAGGCCCGACATCGTAATGACGTCGGTTACTCCATTCGGTCAGGACGGCCCCTACAACCAGTGGAACTACACGGAGCTCACTCTGTTCGCAATGACCGGAGCGATGCACCGTGAGGGGCTTCCGAACAGGTACCCGCTCAAGTACGGTGGCGAGATCGCTCAGTACTTCGCCGGTACAACCGCTGCCGCCGCTACCATGGGCGCGCTGGCTGGTGTCGCACTGACTGGCATTGGCGACTGGATCGACATATCCATCCTGGAGGCCATGGCTGGTCACCCTCACCAGATCGGACGCCGAGCCCCGTTCGCGTACTCAGGTGAGAACGACCTTCGCATCGAGCCTCGCACGTCGGCCGCGGGAGGACGTGAGCCGTACGCGGTCGGGACCTTCAGGTGCAAAGACGGCTACGTCAGCTTCCTGCCCCTGGGTCCGAGGATGTGGCCTAACATTGCCCAGATGATCGGCCAGCCCGAGCTCAGGGAAGACCCCAGGTTCCTCTCGACCGAGGTCCGGAGCGAGAACCGGCTGGAGTTGGAGGTGATCTTCCAGGACTGGCTCGACCAGCACACCAGGATGGAGGTCTTCGACGCCGCCCAGAAGGCGGGAATCCCCGGTGGGCCGGTGCTGGAGGCCCTCGAGGCTGCCGACAACGAGCACTTCAGAGAACGAGACTACTTCCAGGTGATCGAGCACCCGGAACATGGCACTCACAGTTACACTGGACTGCCTTTCCGACTGTCTGAAGCCCCGATCTCACCGCCGTCGCCAGCCCCACTACTCGGCCAGCACAGCAGAGAGGTACTGACAGGACTACTCGATATGTCTGAGCAGGAGCTTGAATCACTTGTAGAGAGCGGAGTCACCAGCCTTGGTTAA
- a CDS encoding CoA transferase produces MVNSSGIKPGPLSGVRALELAEIWAGPFCGSLLADMGAEVIKVEAIQRIARGPIRPRPGTSGYPDGEPGERPWNRNANFNVLSRSKQGITLDLTTSDGAETFKELVNVSDVVFTNYAFGVMDKFGLGYEELRKVKPDIIALFTPGYGNTGPYRTFRSMGMVIDAITGHTALRGYPDMEISRNSLVHHPDAVAGATAVFSICLAIHNRARTGKGQFIDLSQAEAFMPHLGEVYLEHSLVGTPRSRRGNRHPAMAPHGTYPCAGDDEWVAVSVQSDEQWREMCQAMQMPQLAHHPDFETLPARLRNQDELDLIISRWTREMSRYQVANLLQEYGIATGPVLDCGGDTYDNPHLQDRGYFQAVDHSDAGVHLLSGPIWRMHNRPEVRHEPAPGLGQHNEDVLGDLMGLSHSRLAELEATRIIGTVPLDGADMGGVRRARERGLSSSDS; encoded by the coding sequence TTGGTTAATTCATCAGGCATTAAACCCGGCCCTCTGTCTGGGGTTCGCGCGCTCGAGCTTGCCGAGATATGGGCAGGGCCGTTCTGTGGCTCCCTGCTGGCCGACATGGGGGCAGAAGTAATCAAGGTAGAGGCGATTCAGCGAATCGCCAGGGGGCCGATTCGGCCGAGGCCAGGTACCTCCGGCTACCCAGACGGCGAGCCAGGCGAGCGCCCCTGGAACAGAAACGCCAATTTCAATGTGCTCAGCCGCAGCAAGCAGGGCATTACACTCGACCTGACCACCTCCGACGGTGCGGAAACCTTCAAGGAACTGGTCAACGTCAGCGACGTGGTATTCACCAACTACGCCTTTGGAGTAATGGACAAGTTCGGCCTGGGCTATGAGGAGCTTCGCAAGGTCAAGCCTGACATCATCGCGCTGTTCACCCCCGGCTACGGCAACACCGGCCCCTACAGGACTTTCCGCAGCATGGGTATGGTGATCGACGCGATTACGGGCCACACCGCGCTCCGCGGCTATCCAGACATGGAGATTTCGCGCAACTCCCTTGTGCACCACCCGGACGCGGTCGCCGGTGCAACCGCCGTCTTCTCGATCTGTCTCGCCATTCACAATCGTGCCCGCACCGGGAAGGGGCAGTTCATCGACCTGTCTCAGGCGGAGGCATTCATGCCGCACCTGGGCGAGGTCTATCTCGAGCATTCACTAGTAGGTACGCCAAGAAGTCGTCGGGGCAATCGCCACCCCGCCATGGCTCCCCACGGGACTTACCCGTGTGCAGGGGACGACGAATGGGTAGCAGTCTCAGTCCAGTCGGACGAGCAGTGGCGCGAGATGTGCCAGGCAATGCAGATGCCGCAGCTCGCGCACCACCCTGACTTCGAAACGCTTCCAGCTCGCCTGCGTAACCAGGACGAGCTTGACTTGATTATCAGCCGCTGGACGCGGGAGATGAGCAGATACCAGGTCGCGAACCTTCTACAGGAGTACGGAATAGCAACCGGCCCTGTGCTGGACTGTGGCGGCGACACCTATGACAATCCACACCTGCAGGACCGTGGGTACTTCCAGGCCGTGGACCACTCGGACGCAGGCGTGCATCTGCTGAGTGGACCGATTTGGCGCATGCACAACCGACCAGAGGTGAGACACGAGCCGGCCCCGGGTCTGGGCCAGCACAACGAGGATGTGCTGGGAGACCTCATGGGCCTGAGCCACAGTAGGCTGGCTGAGCTCGAGGCTACTCGGATCATCGGCACGGTCCCACTCGACGGCGCCGACATGGGCGGAGTCCGCCGCGCCCGAGAACGCGGCCTCTCATCCTCCGACTCGTAG
- a CDS encoding DUF433 domain-containing protein, translating to MSFDVKADPVPLRVDDSGTVRVGNSRVTLDVLIGAFKLGASPEEIAEQFPSVQLCDVHSVLGYYLRRQDEVDEYLSARAADAEKIRLEVERKFPPADYRARLMKQRANGG from the coding sequence ATGAGCTTTGACGTAAAAGCTGACCCCGTGCCGCTGCGAGTGGACGATAGCGGTACGGTCAGAGTTGGCAACTCCAGGGTGACGCTTGACGTCCTCATCGGTGCGTTCAAACTTGGCGCGAGCCCCGAGGAAATTGCCGAGCAGTTCCCCTCTGTTCAGCTCTGCGATGTCCACTCTGTGCTTGGGTACTACCTTCGACGGCAGGATGAGGTTGACGAGTACCTGAGTGCCCGCGCAGCAGATGCTGAGAAAATCAGATTGGAAGTCGAGCGTAAATTCCCGCCTGCGGACTATCGGGCTCGACTCATGAAGCAGCGCGCAAACGGAGGCTAG
- a CDS encoding DUF5615 family PIN-like protein: protein MVRFAADENLNNHIVSGLLVRNPVVDIVRVQEVGLAGADDPSVLEWAAGEDRILLSHDVTTMPRYASNRLEAGQPMPGLFLIPQSLQIGEVLENLLLIAQGSLDNEWDRQIRYLPL from the coding sequence TTGGTGCGGTTCGCTGCCGATGAGAACCTGAACAATCACATCGTCAGCGGTTTGCTCGTCCGCAATCCAGTAGTCGACATAGTTCGCGTACAGGAAGTAGGACTAGCTGGTGCTGATGACCCGTCAGTGCTTGAATGGGCTGCCGGAGAGGATCGTATCCTTCTTTCCCACGACGTGACCACAATGCCGAGATACGCCTCCAATCGACTGGAGGCCGGACAGCCGATGCCAGGCTTGTTCTTGATTCCCCAGAGTCTCCAAATTGGGGAAGTGCTTGAGAACTTGCTGCTTATCGCACAGGGCAGCCTGGACAATGAGTGGGACCGCCAAATCAGGTATCTTCCACTCTAA
- a CDS encoding cupin domain-containing protein, whose amino-acid sequence MTTSEASVSTEPLHINISDVVARHGEPPWAEKLLSDGRNDAVLICNAPGQENDPHIHPDFVEWWIVLAGELVWEVGDYPPVRATKGDVVMAPKRQRHAIRTVGTENSLRLRITSPTSNHDSTGQRSNIIRPFPEQDGPPNMIHTTLDFMLEKFGEPPWATSILLDDRNSANLICHGPGMTNNAHWHPDFNEWWTILGGELTWNVGEGRPLIHASEGDIVFVPEGMRHHISSVGDGISFRLAVTTPDQPHIYTDDDDAAPPPVS is encoded by the coding sequence ATGACAACCAGCGAAGCGAGTGTCAGCACAGAGCCGCTTCACATAAATATTTCGGACGTAGTCGCGCGTCACGGCGAGCCGCCGTGGGCTGAGAAGCTGCTATCTGACGGACGAAATGACGCAGTGCTCATATGCAATGCGCCCGGGCAGGAGAACGACCCGCACATCCACCCGGACTTCGTGGAATGGTGGATCGTTCTCGCTGGGGAGCTAGTCTGGGAGGTCGGAGACTACCCTCCAGTTCGGGCCACGAAGGGCGACGTAGTGATGGCACCGAAGCGCCAGCGTCACGCCATTCGGACAGTCGGGACTGAGAATTCGTTGCGTTTGAGAATAACGAGTCCGACGTCGAACCACGACAGCACCGGGCAGAGGTCAAACATCATCAGGCCGTTCCCAGAGCAGGACGGACCGCCCAACATGATTCACACCACGCTCGATTTCATGCTGGAGAAGTTCGGAGAGCCGCCCTGGGCGACGTCAATCCTGCTGGACGACCGCAACAGCGCGAACCTGATCTGTCACGGCCCAGGCATGACGAACAACGCCCACTGGCATCCTGACTTCAACGAGTGGTGGACGATCCTGGGCGGTGAGCTGACGTGGAACGTCGGCGAGGGCAGGCCTCTGATCCACGCCTCTGAGGGCGACATAGTGTTCGTGCCAGAGGGGATGCGGCACCACATCAGTTCAGTGGGCGACGGAATCTCGTTCCGGCTGGCTGTGACCACTCCCGATCAGCCGCACATCTACACAGACGACGATGACGCCGCGCCACCGCCAGTGTCATAG
- a CDS encoding gamma-glutamyltransferase encodes MTTSISASAMEQGNISQQATGRPVVYGTQGVISSGHYLTSMAGMRMLLTGGNAFDAVVAAGFAAAVTEPIASYSLAAEGVFMLYHAESGDLLSLSGQGTAPDRATVDWYRSLGQSEIPTGPGPLAHLSFTLPGVVAAYLSLLERYGRKTVGEVLEPSIHYAERGIPNYEYMLERIDSPVTRGQFEEYPPGGLDIFYDNGSTPEPGSLLVQKGLANVFRKMVEAEGAGSGHRVDGVRAARDCFYTGEIAEIIAECSERVGGILDMPSLAAYEPKYETPIKTGYMGHEVHGQSTWTQGAVLMQSLNILENFDLKAMGHNSTAYIHTVSQAVNLSFADREAYYGDPDFATVPIDGLLSKEYARERAALIDSNRAMPELPAPGDPWKYSAMSGTAAAAREAVAAAGDGDGGADSGTTHISSIDRDGNLVCATPSGGSFAKSVFFPELGCGLSTRIEMFNFEDGHPNRLEPRKRPRTTLVNYIVSKDGVPVMTVGCPGGDHQAQANMQLVLNSVLWGMNPQESVEAPRFASQGVKNSFYPHTYYPGQLGIEPGIPQSTRDELSAMGHDIVSVASAGMGATVSTRDPQTGVLASSGDPRRACYALSW; translated from the coding sequence ATGACAACGTCAATCAGCGCTTCGGCGATGGAGCAGGGAAACATCAGTCAGCAGGCGACCGGACGACCGGTGGTCTACGGGACGCAAGGGGTTATCTCAAGCGGTCACTACCTGACCTCTATGGCCGGAATGCGGATGCTGTTGACTGGCGGAAACGCGTTTGACGCAGTCGTAGCCGCTGGCTTCGCTGCTGCGGTAACCGAGCCGATAGCGTCGTATTCCCTGGCGGCTGAAGGCGTGTTCATGCTCTACCATGCCGAAAGCGGGGACCTCCTGTCCCTTAGCGGCCAGGGCACTGCACCAGACAGGGCAACTGTCGACTGGTATCGCAGCCTGGGCCAGAGCGAGATCCCCACCGGCCCTGGTCCGCTGGCCCACCTCAGCTTCACCCTGCCCGGCGTGGTGGCAGCGTACCTGTCGCTACTGGAAAGGTACGGCAGGAAGACCGTGGGAGAGGTGCTTGAGCCTTCCATCCACTATGCCGAGCGCGGGATACCGAACTACGAGTACATGCTTGAGCGCATCGACAGCCCAGTCACCAGGGGCCAGTTTGAGGAGTACCCGCCCGGCGGGCTGGATATCTTCTATGACAACGGAAGCACGCCCGAACCTGGTTCGCTGCTGGTACAGAAGGGACTTGCGAACGTCTTCCGCAAGATGGTTGAGGCCGAAGGTGCGGGAAGCGGGCACAGGGTGGACGGCGTCCGTGCGGCGCGTGACTGCTTCTACACAGGCGAGATCGCGGAGATCATTGCAGAGTGCAGTGAGAGAGTCGGCGGCATCCTGGACATGCCATCTCTGGCCGCCTATGAGCCAAAGTACGAGACCCCTATCAAGACGGGCTATATGGGCCATGAGGTCCACGGCCAGAGCACCTGGACGCAGGGCGCGGTGCTCATGCAGTCCCTGAACATACTGGAGAACTTCGACCTCAAAGCGATGGGTCACAATTCGACGGCTTACATCCACACGGTCAGCCAAGCTGTTAATCTCTCGTTCGCCGACCGTGAGGCCTACTACGGCGACCCTGACTTTGCTACCGTACCGATCGACGGGCTGCTCTCTAAGGAGTACGCACGGGAGCGGGCGGCTCTCATAGATTCGAACAGGGCCATGCCGGAACTGCCGGCGCCGGGAGACCCCTGGAAGTACTCGGCGATGTCGGGCACGGCTGCTGCGGCCAGAGAGGCCGTTGCGGCTGCTGGCGACGGTGACGGTGGTGCGGATAGCGGTACGACGCACATCTCTTCCATCGACCGCGACGGTAACCTGGTCTGCGCGACGCCGTCCGGCGGATCGTTTGCGAAGTCGGTCTTCTTCCCAGAACTGGGCTGCGGCCTCAGCACTCGTATCGAGATGTTCAACTTCGAGGACGGCCATCCGAACAGGCTGGAGCCTCGCAAGCGTCCGAGGACGACCCTCGTAAACTACATCGTTTCAAAAGACGGAGTGCCTGTGATGACAGTCGGCTGCCCCGGCGGCGACCATCAGGCACAGGCCAACATGCAGCTTGTGCTTAACTCAGTGCTGTGGGGCATGAACCCGCAGGAGTCAGTTGAAGCTCCCCGGTTCGCCAGCCAGGGAGTGAAGAACAGCTTCTACCCGCACACATACTATCCGGGCCAGCTTGGAATTGAGCCGGGTATCCCGCAGAGCACCAGGGACGAGCTGAGCGCAATGGGCCACGACATCGTATCCGTCGCCAGTGCCGGCATGGGCGCGACGGTTTCGACACGCGACCCTCAGACAGGCGTCCTTGCATCATCGGGCGACCCGCGCCGGGCCTGCTACGCCCTCTCGTGGTAA
- a CDS encoding NAD(P)-dependent oxidoreductase, which translates to MNVLILGANGMLGPHVIRALEGEHTLRLTDVNEPPETSHEYFNLDVSDLDGVIEAADGMDAIINLSVLRPHRRIAFDVNARGTYNACAAAVHHGIRRVINTGPHFTITGPTYENSDHLIGPDVPSQSGTLLYAITKSLGQEICRVFTENHDLYVLTLLFYNFHFGDEVEGYGKDFTPFNVTWQDAGEAFVPALSIPLESLPSKCEPFFIFADLPHGKFTNEKAKRILGWRPTDNLDSFWKKRIAADS; encoded by the coding sequence ATGAACGTACTGATACTGGGAGCCAACGGGATGCTCGGCCCTCATGTCATAAGGGCGCTTGAGGGGGAGCATACTCTGAGATTGACAGACGTCAACGAACCTCCGGAAACGTCTCACGAGTACTTCAACCTGGACGTCTCCGACCTGGATGGAGTGATCGAGGCCGCAGATGGTATGGATGCGATCATCAACCTGTCCGTGCTGAGGCCACACCGTCGTATCGCGTTCGACGTCAATGCGCGGGGCACTTACAATGCCTGCGCGGCAGCGGTGCATCATGGCATTCGGAGGGTGATCAACACAGGTCCCCACTTCACGATCACCGGGCCGACGTACGAGAACTCCGACCACCTCATAGGGCCGGACGTGCCTTCGCAGTCGGGCACGCTCCTGTACGCGATCACGAAGTCGCTTGGGCAGGAGATCTGCCGTGTCTTCACCGAGAACCACGACCTGTACGTTCTGACGCTGCTGTTCTACAACTTCCATTTTGGAGACGAGGTCGAGGGTTACGGTAAGGACTTCACGCCATTCAACGTCACCTGGCAGGATGCAGGTGAGGCCTTTGTACCCGCGCTGAGCATTCCGCTCGAGTCGCTGCCCTCGAAGTGCGAGCCGTTCTTCATCTTTGCCGATCTGCCACACGGGAAGTTCACGAACGAAAAGGCGAAACGTATACTTGGGTGGCGCCCAACTGACAATCTCGATAGTTTCTGGAAGAAGAGAATCGCCGCCGATAGCTAA